Part of the Venturia canescens isolate UGA chromosome 2, ASM1945775v1, whole genome shotgun sequence genome is shown below.
ACACTTTTTTTGATCCTGAAAGAAACGTTTTGGACTGAACAACTGTCAGAGAACGCGTGGAAGTGAGCGGCGATGAAGCAGTAAACAAAACCGAGGATTAGCAACACGATGATCAGGAAGAAGCTCGCTTGAAGGTACACACATGTAAGTGGAAAGGAAAAGGAACAATCAAAGGAAAAAAGTGCTTCGTATGAGGAAACGGAGTGTCGCCAACTGGCAGCAACACATTACGACGACCACGACCACGACAACCAACCACCACCACTACCACCTCCAGCAGCCACCACCAATTGCCACCTCCACAAGGCACAAATATATCAGCAGGCAAGGCAGTGGCGGCAGCGAGTCGCACCACGAGCAGCTGGGGAGGGGCATAGTACGTGCAGTGTTCGCAGTAGTCTCACGACGATAATACACGCGCGAGTTACGATATCGAGAGCCAAGAAGAACACTAACCTGACGAGCGCGAGCACGggcgaaagagagggagagacagagcgagaaagggagagaaagaggaaaaaatacatGTCGTAGATCCGTATCAAGTTCAACGAAAAGATACAGTGATTGGATTGTCGGTTGGTTGTGCATGGTCGTCGGTTCGTTAGGTCTCAAGAGTATTATTTGCCCGAGGGAGGGAGTTTTGAGCAGCAAACAAGTGCACCTTCCGCGTGATCGCACCAGCAGAAGCAGATTGAAAATAAGCCAGTTTTCGTGGTTATTTAATCATTCGATCGCAACGCCGTGCgatcaaagattttttcattgctccaATAAGTGATGAAATGCTGTTGACAAAGGTGCTCGGTGGACGATAAAACTAAAGGAACGATCGGTTTTTTATCTCTgcttttattgagaaaaatagaCGTAAAGTGCAAAGGTTCGTTCGTCAGGAGAGCTAGTGTTCGCGAGTGTGTTGCGGTCTCGATAATCCTGGTAGCCTAGTTTGTTCGTGAAGTGTGGTGAGTTGCATCGTGTCTGCTAGCCCCATGTCCATTATCGAGATCAGCCCCGTGGCTCGCTCCGTGGTGCTTACTATTCTACGTGTTTACTCTTAACGAGTATATTTTACGTATTTCTGGAAAATTTCACACAGTGTCGTATGTAACACAAAAGTTTTAATTTGTTTACAGTGCAGTGCAGAATATTGGATAGTGAGGTGGATAGAACGCAaggtgttttatttttcacagttGAACACAGAGGCAGATGACAACAGACCAGGCTCATTGCAAGGATCCGTTCGAACAGTGTGCCACGATTATATGTAGATAtcaataaagtttttttctaaattcgtaTACCGAGCTGCGAGGAAGTGATTCGATCCACgctggaaaaagaaaacatcgaAGTATTgcataataaaatttgaattgatCGAAAGTCTTGGACGAATGGCGTGGCAATAAGAATCATTTGATAATACGAAACGAGGAATCAAAGGTCGACGAGGCAAGGATGCTCCGGACTCCGCGTAGATTATCCTGGATATCATTCAGGTACGAGACGAGTTCTCTATAACTGGAGCAGCCCTGGGAGTCCCGGTGACactaaaatatttcgtcatccGGTGACGAAACTGAAGGAAATTGACTGAAAGCTAATTGTAGTACCTGCGCAATCGGTGCTCTCGGAAAAAAGGTTTCGTTGCAAGCTGACGCAAGACGCGTTCGCAGTGGGATCTATCAAAGGCACTAAAAGAACGGAAATAAGATCGTGTACGTTTGAAGAAATAGTGAAACGCGTCAAATCGGTGAAGTCCCGTCTTCCGGGTACCGTGGGAGTCTTGATGAGCGTGGCGATCGATAGCGGGCTCGCGTGCTCGGCTCGGAGACGTTGACGACGTCCGGGTCGGTCTCGGATCGGTCGGGTAACGCGTCCCGCTGGATATCGGGCCAGAGGGATCATTTCAAAGCATCCAGTAATCGTGAGCTATACCCAAAACGGCCAGGGGAATATTCCGCAAGTCTCACATGCTGTGGAATTCTTCCGTCCCTGTTCTCAAGTAGAATAAGTTTATTAGTGGCTGACCACAGGAGCACGATCGATCTCGATACAATCGTTGAGCATTcgtggaagaaaaatcgagggTACAGTTAACAGGCTGTTAGTGCCCGAAAGTCGATCGTGTCAAAGCATTTCATCAAGACTATTAGAACACTGGATATCGTTGCGTCGTTCATTGGAACGGAAAGCTCCAGAGTACCGACGCAGCGCTTTCGGTGGCAGCGGTACGTGATATTCGGATCCTCTGTCCTTGGCCAAAAGGACAGCGTTTGGTCGCGCAGTCCGTTAGTTCGGCTGATAATTCCGAAAGTAAAGATAGTCCCCCCGACGGTATATGGGGGACTTTGTTGCGACGAGCCTCTTCTCGAGCAGTAGTGGGAGTGCCTCATCCGCAGCAGTCTGCAGACAAACACCTTCGGGAGTTTGCGGTGTGATTGTGGGCAGCACTGGCAGTGGGTCGACCTCAATACTGGCCAGCAATcatcagcagcagcaacaccaCGTTGGTCAGCAACAGCACCATCATCTCCATCATCATCCTCACCATCATCATCAGCAGGTCAACACGATGCAGGACGAGTTGCTGATCGAGAAGCAAAGCGGCAGTGGAAAGCAGGCACCTTTGTCACCGGGGGATTTGGACGGGAGCAGCGCACAGGACAAGTCCAAAGAGTCCTCGGAGGCTGAGACAATGGTTGCTGCAACGCCGCAATCGCTTTCGTCATCCGTTGATAAGGATATCACCAGTTGCGTTAACACTTCAGGTCTACAAGGCTTTGCGGAACCAGTGAGGGTTCCCAGTTTGTGGGCCACTGCTCCTGAAGATACGGGACTCCACGCTTTGccggtcaacggctccatcgcgacttttcaaaacttcccGACCGGCGGACCGGCTGGTTTATTCGCTGGATCGAGCGCAGGTGCTCGACGTGCCATCACAGCGAGTCACAACTTTCCTCAGCACGGTGGCAACGCCGGGCCCCCCACCAGCGGTAGGCACGGACTCCAAGTCGgccagcaacagcagcagcagcagcagcaacaacaacaacaacagcagcaacaaacTACTCATCCGGGAGTTTATCTTCAAGGAAAAGGATACGCCGCCTGGTCAGGGGGCCCGCAAGCTCCCCAACAGTGGGGTGGAGCACCCCAACCCACGGCCGCTCCGAGTCCTGCTTTATCACCCTGGAGCAGGGGCAGATCCGTGCCGAATTTACCACCGAATTTACACTCCTCGCTCCACGCCGCTGCTGCGGTCGCTGCCGCCGCTGGACTCCAAGGTCGCAAACCGAGCCCAACCTTTCCGGGACATCCTGGAGCCAATCAAGGACATCCCTCTAACATTAGTCCTGTCAAGTTTCGCCGAAGTACTTCGTATCCTGGAAAAGGGAATCTTTACCCTCCACAACCGGCTCCCACTTTTGAAGTCACTACTGCTGAGGAACGTGAACTTCTGCAGATGCCGACCTATCAGCAAGTGAGTCCGGATTTCATTCCCCCCTATCGTATTTTATGCTCCGGTTTCTCCTCTCCAGGAATTTGTcaactttttcaaatattccggTCACTTGTTTCATCGGAGTAACTGAAATTCCATGGCGATTGCGTATCATGAATTTCTTTCCCTTTAACAAAGATTTCGTGTTAAgaagtttcattttttaacataatcTTCAATATCGTCACCACGCACATAAGCCTGTAGAATTTCTCGATAAACATTAAAAAGTAACTGACATTATTCTATAAAACTCAATATCGCGATACATGAAACGCTTGTTCAGTTGGGCCGATCGAAAGCTTATGCAGCGGTTTCCAATGCTAAGGGATCTAGTTCGTTCATGTTTCCTTCCGTTCAGACCGATCTTTAGGACCGAGTAGGAATACTTTAGGAAGTTTCGTTTCCACGCTTCGTGGCTGCACGTTCTTCGAGTGCCAGATTATGCAACTATCAGGCTGAGAATTGTATTTAAATTTAGATTGCTCGTACCGGCTGTTCAAACGGACGCACCGTTGTAGCAGTTCGAAAACGACGCAGGTTGCACCATCCCCCTCGTATCACATGATACGAGACTGCCCACAATCGAGAAAAATCGTGCTGAAGCATTTTAATTATAATAGCATCAACTGCGCTCGCTGTGTGCTTCGGTTTATCACTTTTTCATTTGACAATCTTACTGGCCAACGGAACATTGCTGGACAACGGAATTCAATTATAATTCTCAATTGCAACGAAAGAATCATCGATGCCCCTTGCGCGATGCTTCGAAATTCCAGTCTTTGAGTGAATGTACCTAAACAACGTCGCAAACGCCCTTCACGCAAGCCCTTCCGCGAATCTTCCAGGGAGACCTTGGAAGTACGGAAAATCGGTAGGAAAATTCTTGCTATTAAATACCAGGGAACTGTCCCAGTTACGGCAGCTTCCCCGTAGAGCTATTTCCTCCTCCGCGCAACTCGCATCCCCACTTGAAGCGTTGCTCGTCCCCCGTTTCATCCCTCTAaactcctcttcctcctcgccATTTATGGAGctcgtctttctctcttgaGACGTAGTTTTCCTTCGCGGTACCTCGGACCCTCTCCGTCAGACGGTCTCCTTGCTTCTCCTCTCGTCTCGTCTACCTTCGTTTACTACACCGATATCCCTACTAGGAAAGCTTACGCCCGCGAATATAGGGGAGGAAAAGTTTCTTCGGTACGTCTTCCGTCGTCGAATTCTGACCTAATTCCCTCGCGACCTGCTAGGCTGTTTTCCCTCTTCTACTCTATACACAGATTCGTGTGTCTAGCAGAAGTTTAAGCTCAGCTATTTTCGTCCCGTTCCGAAAATACACTTCTTTGGATGCCATCGCCGAGAACGAAACGGCGAAAGAGAAGATTCATATGATGCAGGCAGGAGTGATTATTTCTATGTATGTATGCGTCTGTGCGAGTGGCTCGCGGTGCACATCACCTTCACGGGCTACCGCAAAATGCCTTTATCATTCTCGGGGAATCCCGACGAAGGTGAGGCGAGCTTAACAACCATCGTAATTCGAGGTATCTTCTCAAATATTCCATTGCAGCCGAATCGCTTTGACAACTCGTCCAGAAACGAGCACACGTTGACGAGATATTTTTGTCGGATGCTCGAAGGCTTCCTAAATTGTAGAAATTATGGAAATATCAAAGTGGTTACGCATTGCAgaatttttaattgcatcgaattgttgaaaatcgtttcttatcgatttttcttatCGATTTTAGATAAAAGTGTTTCTGTGAAACATGAGAAGGCTGGAATACGTCAattgaaaaacgaacgaaTACGTCTGTTGCTCACCCCCGAGAATTGTAAAAGGCATTTTCATCATTCCTGAGGAATAATTATTCCGAACGAGTAAAAACGTACCGAGTGATTTGCTAAATCTTTGTAATCATTCAACCCCGATGCGGCAGGAGGGGgtggatcattgaaaaaagatgCATACGTAACGCCCGCCAGGCAATTAGCAGCTAAAAGATTCGGAGCTTTGGTATAAGCAATTAGTAACATTGCAGAATACAAAACAGTTTTTTGTTCCATAGAGCGCAGTTGCTGCATATACGTACGATTTTGTTTTTACCTGATGGGGCTCTCAAGAGCTCGAGTGTAtcgattttttgcttctttctctttcaaaCTCATCCACGTACAGTGAGTGAGTAAAAAAGTTCCGTGATTTACCAAGTTATTCAACGCTTGCCTTGCCCATCGTGCGCCACAGTGCAAGCTCTATCGATCCATCTTCGTTCACCGAGATTACGTGGTGACCTGGAACGTCTGACGAATATAGAAGCATGCCTTCGGAGTTACTACCAACGATTCGGAAGACGTTTAGCattggaaacaaaaattcgaaaaggaTGTGCCGTTACCTCCCATATCGTTTACACCTGTAATTACCGGAATATAAGAAGGCGCGTCAAAATATTCCCCCCATCAACCGTCTTCCGCTGTGTCATCCGCGTCGTGGCGAGTCTGATTTTACGGACAAAAAAGGTTTGGCTCGGCGGATTCGATAAACATTTGCTCGATCAATCGAACTTGAAGAATTCTGAATAAATGACGAAACTAATAATTTTTCGTACATGCAAAAACTTTCGATCTGGAACTCCCGACACTATTGAAAatctctttttcgtcattgACTGCATTCAAATTCATAGACCAGCAGAGAAATTCACCTCGCACAAGTTTGTTTGAACTTTGAAGTCGTAATAGGCTTTAATCATAAAGCGTAAAGAATTACGAACCTGCAGAAGTGCTTCTCCGTTATTTTATCTCGGTCACGGAGCTACTTTTATGAACAAGTGGTGTTTCGAATGCATTTTGCTTGCGgagaggaagctttgtgagCGATTCCCATTAAGGAGTGAGCACTGTGCAATTTTGGAATTGGTAGACGACTGTTTAGTGTgtgcgaggaaaaaagaggaagagagagagtggaAACAATCGTACACTGCGGTTATTCTCTTGACAATAAAACTacattttcttaatttttccgAGACGCTTAATATTCCGGTCACATGCAAATCTCGTGTTAATGAGACTTTTCATTATGcacgagagaaaaatcacatcGCCGGGGTTCCGACTTTGTGATAATAAATTCTCTGCTGCCTGCTCAAAACTCACTAAATTTATCAAGAACATTATTCATTTTGGGGATTTCCGcatttcgaaaacttttagAGGCCCGCTTTACAGATTGATTTGACAGCGAGTCGTGttcgaagttttttttgaCAGCAAACATCAGTGGAACGTCAATGAATCTATTTGGAGTCGTTTTTCTCGTCCACTCTGAATTCATTTGCCATCTCCGAGGCTGCTGGTTTTAAAATGCTCAGTACACGTTGTAAGAAAACATCGGACGCTACAATTTCAGATCTCGATGCCTGGGGAAAAAAGTTTCGTGTTGTAACTTGGGAATTGCTTCTCCGCAATTTTATAGAACGCTCGGTACTCACGTACAACTATTTTCctctattttctttttctcgtccGTGTTGAGTTTGGAACAATTGTAAAACTTCATAAAAGCAGCAAATCAATTTCCCTCTTCGAAAAGCAATTCAACCTTTCTTTCAACACGTATGTCAATTTCTATTGTGAATATCTACGTTCCATATTGATTGAATttaaagttgttttttttttcttttccttcgtttGTTTGAGAAAAATGCTGTTCTTCCCAGTCTCGACCTGAATAATCTATAATTAATcaggattttaaaaaaattcggtTTTACCATTGAGCGTCGTTTTGGTTGTGAATTCCGTGGTTTTGCGCTGAGTTTGTACTTGTTTCTCGACGTATATTTGCTGAGGATAAAGTACGTGTCGCCGCAAGAATCGAAACCCGTAACGACGATAAACGAGATAAGGGTGTTTCACGAACTGGTGTTTCAAGACAGTCGCAGAAAGAGAATcagagaaagggaaagagatGTCGAACGAAGAGAACGAGTTCGGAAACTACTCGAAACTCGAATTTCGAAACTAGTAGAATCGAGCGTTTCCTGGGGCCCATAACGCTTCAAAGACTATCGAACGCTACGACTATATTTAACTTTGTGAGTTTTGAGGTTTTAGCTCTGACACTAGATCATAGAATATTCAACAGAGTCACGCGTATTTGTGGTTAAGGCGTTTCGGGAATGGGTGACAAAGTGTAcaaagtgtgtgtgtgtgtgtgtaagcCTATGTCTGCTTCGAACGTAGATAGAATCGAACCGTATAGTTTATAATTTGTCGATAAACTCACAAGTCAAATCGATGTGAAAATTAGGAAACTAATCGTCCCGAATTGGATTATTGCTTAAGGTAGAGACTCTCCGATAGGAAAATAAtacgatgaaaatgaaaagataaTTGTTTGACCGTTTCGTTCGTATTTTGCTCTTtggatatttcattttttgaattttcatcgttcctgAGTAATCTTCTTATTCCGGTTTCTATGATGAGTCATTATACGAATTTTACTTTCAATTCATTGGAATGGTTTTTGGCTATTTTCGTTAGGGTCACTCGTCATATTTTAGTCGAAGCTTATTTGAAAGatacgaaaattcattgaagCAGTCGAAACTGTCGTGTaagttattcaattttattttcacgattattccATACAGCTAGAGCAGAGATAACAATGTTtgtttttcgagaaaatgaaGTAAGACAGGTGCTTTACCCACCAGGTATATTCGTTCACCCACTCGGTTCATCGTAATACTCCAATGAGTGAAACTGCTCTACTTATTTGAGACAGTGAATATTTCGTGTCACAATTgaatataatttaaaaagtaGATATTTAATGGCGTTGAATTTACGTCGGTGGCTCAGGTGACACTGAAAACTGGGGGAGCAGTTTTCATGATCGTTATTCTCGCTCGACAATCCCAAAGCCTAGCGTAAATgagaaagtcgaaaaaaaatgcggCTAATATAAAGGTTAATGACAAGTGAGAAATGTAAAAATGTGGAAGACACGAGAGCAAGAGATTTTGAGGAGAATCGTTGAAATCGGAGCCGGTGAGCGAGCCTGGGCGTGTTCGATAATCTGTTCACGAAGGCGATCATATTACTCGCTATCGCGCGCGGAGTAACGCGGTAGCATGTCAAGTTACCATGCGGAAAAACAACTGTTTGCGTTGTCTGGTACACAGATAGTTAGGGATAAACCAAGCGAGAACTCGGCAACGATAGAGAAAATAACATCGCCGACTGATATGGGgactttcaaaatttcgcGTTTAATTCGAATTTCAAACCTCACGAATAACGTAGATAACGTATTACGAACGCGCACAAGGTTGCGCGAGAGCGATCTTTTGTTGGGgcaaataattggcacacttTCTGTACGCAGCGCATTTCTATCCAAACGAATATGGCCTGAGCGTTGAAGTAAAAATGATtacgaaatgatcgaagaattttcattctccGAATAAAAGTTGCACATTAATTTCGTAACGCGTTTATACGTTTCGGTCCAGCTCCTGCATAAATTTCAGTAACCCAAAATCACGTGTGAATCCAGTTAACTTTTTGTTTCGCAGCAGCGATACTAAACtgcgaataaaaatatgaattttgccatttcgaatgaattcgaagtgaaaaattcaccgGAACTTTCCAGCTATGATTTATTCACAGTAAACTACTCTGCCCCGACTCCTGATAACCGATCCGTGATGTATTAAATGTAACATTAAACTCATTCAACATATATGCTGAACAAAAAATCGCGTCCCCTGAAGAAAGAGAGTAAAAAGAGAAAGTTTAATCCGAAGGGGAAAAAAGCACGAACGATGGATAAAGAAGAGGCGAAGGTTTTAAGGGAGAAGGAGAAAACCGAGGGAAAGATAGAtgggtgaaaataaaatgagcgCTAGACTGTACGATCTGAAAAGGTGAACGCTGGAACGCATTCGAAATGCATATCCGGGATATGCTAAATCTCCGAAAGCGGTACCGTGTGATTTCGTTGAGGTTTCGAGCTCTCTGTGAGGTCAGGGCTATACCAAGCctctgtatatctatacgaGTCTGGAATTCTTCCGAAGATATATCTACTATTATAGTACGTGGATAGAACTGGGAAAGCGAGTATTTGCGAGGCCTGGGCGCTCGGATTTACAATGCAAATTCAGAGCCGAGCTACATATACACAAATACATTTGTGCTTCGTGGgcatgcacacacacacatagaGGCGTAGCAAGGTGTGTAGTAAGCGAAGAGCACAGTGGGCGTCTCGGTTCATCCTACACCGCGGACCAACTCGTCGAAGCAACTCCTCTGGTGCTTGCCTGCGACTTTGGTTAGCCGAACAGTGAGAACCAACGACAACGACGATGAGGGAAACCCCGCCCTGGCTACGACCTTTGCAGATGCAAAAGCTTCGTTACTTACGTCGAGATCAACGGAGCAAGTCTTCCATGGAGCGTCTCTCTTCGCTTGCTCTCAACTTTCAAATACGTACGTGTCTCTCTGTGTGCACGAGCAACATATTCGCCTTACACGCTCCCGCGTGATCTTCCTCGAATTCAGCATAGTTTCACTTCCGTTTGCTCTTCCGCACTGAGAAACAAGTTCCCAGTATCTCGTCACGAACCAAAGAAAATGAGTGAGGGCGTCCGAAAATCAATGCACGTCCCATACAACCAGCGGAAAGGAGCTTCGATTTTTACAGCTGCTCTTGAACCTTTTCGGAtcatgaagttttttatttcctgtTTCTATTTCTCGATATTAATTGTGTTTGGGCGCGGGGGGAGCTTCGAGACATGAAAAGGGTCGGCGGAATAGGACTCAAaggagaaacattttttattactcgcatcattattttcgatAGAAATGATACAACTCggaattatgaatgaaaaatgcggaataaaatgatgaaaaagtatcattTCTCGCTATTCCATCGCccttcttttcaatttttttttacaaaaccaAGAATTAAGTTATCTCAAGCAACATCGGAGTTGGTACGCTCACAATGACCAGCTCTCTTTTGTGCTAGCTCTTAATGTGCACGCGAAAAATCCCCAGATATCATTTCCCCGGTAGAAATTGTGTTTGGAATGAATTTGAGCAGGATAAAGAGACTGACGGCCCCGAACAAGGGCGAGTTGAGAAGCGAGGGGGCAGTGGGGCGGAAGATCTTTGTGTTTGCGTCACGATTACGATTATTTATAACTGAAAGATGGCGTGATTCGAAGGGGGAACCCTTTGCGGAGCGTTAATTGTGgcgattatattttttacaagCTTCCTTCCGTCTTCAATGATTCTCCGTGGAACGGAGACCCCCTTGAGCCGTgcgacgaatgaaaatttacagatcaaaaaagaaacgacataaaaaatacgtcgGATTTCGAATTCCGATCCTGGCGCTAGGTTCGTTGTAATCGCGAGTTTgaaattgagtgaaaaaaagtttttccgaCAAAATGGAGTAAAAGCAGCGTTAAATGGATTCCCAATCTGTAACTATCGGCAATCGTCGAACGCAAAATCTACCTCGATTTGCCTCTTTTCACGTGGCTGTGACTTAATTTTTTCACATCATTGTTTAATAGGTCGAGGGTATATGCGGGCAAGGTAGCAACAGAAAGAGGTTGTCATTGTGCACAAAAGCACGATTGTGAGGCAACGAAATTAGCTCGAGGTAAGGAGAAACGTGGCGGAGATGAGGAGAGTCTTTGGAATATCGATCTGCGACCCACTCTTACGCGAGTTCCCTAATCGATACGTACCGCTACGTACATCATACCATCTGTTTGTTTGCAACTGTTACAGGGCGCACATAATACGTGCGATGCCTGTACAGACTAAATGTCTGAAACCTTGGAATCTGTCATGGCAGTGCATACACCGCCCTTGTGCTTCACCGTTTCGTATCTACATGCGCATATAGAGCAATGCGTACACCGTAGTTACAGGTTACAACGACAATTTCCCCGGACAAGTCGACGTTCCGAGCGTCtcgcgttaattaattattcactCGCCTCGACGTATCAAGCTCTGCTTCCATGAATGGGTATTCTATTCATGAAACTGTGCTGGGCTCACTGGCTCAAACAACTAGAGCTACGGCAACACATTGCGGAGTCGTTTGAGCCGACTAATTTCACCGATTAATAAAATGCATTATAAACCTTCGTGAAATCTTATTTCGATTCAATTCGAAACTCTTCCTCTTCCCATTTTGCGGGAGTCTATTTTTTCAGCGCTGCATACGATTTAAAAAAGTCGGTGGACGCATCGATCTTTTTCCCCGGGGAGTTCAATTGAAATTCCTCAAGTTTATGCAAATCTAATTGGTTTTTTCTAACGAGAGTCACTTCCGAACGTGCTTAACGGAAACTCCTACCCgacaagaaataaataaatcatatGGAAGCTATAAAGATAGTGATTTTTTCGGATTCCTCTTCTTAGAGCCTTTTCCGACCTTCCACCTGCTATCGCATTCACTTACGTGTGTTTCattaattatttacgattgCACGTAACAGCCTCAAGGTTTCTTATTCGTTGGTGTCATGTCATAGCACATGCGTGAGACCTGCAGAAAAATACGATGAAGTTCCCGAGGCAATTGTCGCTCCGTCAAATCGTATTCTGATCGGGAATTTAGCTTATCGTGACAAATTCGAAGCTGGCAAGTGGAACGATCAGAATTGAGGCGGGGGCGTCACACCGATCGTAAAACTTCTCAAATATGCGCTTCCTCGAGTCCCAAAACATCATTTAATCTCAAAATTACATAAAATAGCATAAATAATtatagaattttgaaaaatactcaATCCGAAAACTTGAAGTTTTGATGcgcaaaaagaatttttcattgaaaaaaaaaaaaaaaataaatagaattatacatttttatgcTAATTTTCGATACCAGGCATGCGATATTCTTGCCCATTCGTACACGTGTTTTCGAAcaaatatgatgaaaaaaagtgtggTAGCAGCCGCGTAGCAATAGA
Proteins encoded:
- the orb2 gene encoding cytoplasmic polyadenylation element-binding protein 3; this translates as MGDFVATSLFSSSSGSASSAAVCRQTPSGVCGVIVGSTGSGSTSILASNHQQQQHHVGQQQHHHLHHHPHHHHQQVNTMQDELLIEKQSGSGKQAPLSPGDLDGSSAQDKSKESSEAETMVAATPQSLSSSVDKDITSCVNTSGLQGFAEPVRVPSLWATAPEDTGLHALPVNGSIATFQNFPTGGPAGLFAGSSAGARRAITASHNFPQHGGNAGPPTSGRHGLQVGQQQQQQQQQQQQQQQQQTTHPGVYLQGKGYAAWSGGPQAPQQWGGAPQPTAAPSPALSPWSRGRSVPNLPPNLHSSLHAAAAVAAAAGLQGRKPSPTFPGHPGANQGHPSNISPVKFRRSTSYPGKGNLYPPQPAPTFEVTTAEERELLQMPTYQQDRMPANGNSPLDTMRTLEHYLSDIMRAGAADTPEHLKGFINCNASTLQSLAQLHGKSPFFPSLDDQGGNLMDDPNAAGQLDGVGVGVGVGVGVGGGMNAPQAAPLSSPSRSSPHSQGSETGERFSRKVFVGGLPPDIDEDEITASFRRFGQLVVDWPHKAESKSYFPPKGYAFLLFQDESSVQQLIDACIQDDDKLYLCVSSPTIKDKPVQIRPWRLSDADFVLDASMPLDPRKTVFVGGVPRPLKAVELAMIMDRLYGGVCYAGIDTDPELKYPKGAGRVAFSNQQSYISAISARFVQLQHGDIDKRVEVKPYVLDDQMCDECQGQRCSGKFAPFFCANVTCLQYYCEHCWATIHSRPGREFHKPLVKEGADRPRAVPFRWC